In one Gammaproteobacteria bacterium genomic region, the following are encoded:
- a CDS encoding aspartate/glutamate racemase family protein translates to MKTIGLIGGMSWQSTVSYYQALNQGVQQVLGGLHSAKILLHSVDFSPIEQLQHQGDWDETANILISAAQAVEAGGADFLLICTNTMHKVAPEVEAAITIPLLHIADATAMALRSDNITRVGLLGTKFTMEQDFYKSRLTDEFGIEVLVPNESQRQVVHDIIYNELCLGVIRDESREHYLTTIAQLFKQGAQAVILGCTEISLLVAQADTDVVLYDTTAIHANHAVKLALSDHQ, encoded by the coding sequence ATGAAAACAATTGGTTTAATCGGTGGCATGAGCTGGCAGTCCACGGTTAGTTATTATCAAGCGCTCAATCAGGGAGTACAACAAGTACTTGGTGGCTTACATAGTGCAAAAATCTTACTCCATAGTGTCGATTTCTCACCGATAGAGCAATTGCAACATCAGGGGGATTGGGACGAAACAGCAAATATTCTAATCAGCGCGGCGCAGGCCGTTGAAGCTGGCGGCGCAGATTTTTTGTTAATTTGTACCAATACCATGCATAAAGTTGCACCAGAGGTTGAGGCCGCCATCACCATACCGTTACTGCATATTGCTGATGCGACAGCGATGGCGTTACGCAGTGACAATATTACCCGAGTCGGCTTGCTCGGTACTAAATTTACGATGGAACAAGATTTTTACAAATCGCGGCTAACTGATGAGTTTGGGATTGAGGTGCTGGTACCTAATGAGTCACAGCGCCAAGTCGTGCACGACATTATATATAACGAGTTATGTTTGGGAGTAATTCGAGATGAATCGCGCGAGCACTATTTAACGACTATCGCGCAGTTATTTAAGCAAGGGGCCCAAGCGGTGATTTTAGGCTGCACCGAAATATCATTGTTAGTGGCTCAAGCTGACACTGATGTCGTTCTGTACGATACCACGGCTATTCATGCGAACCACGCGGTAAAACTAGCATTGAGCGACCATCAATAG
- the trmD gene encoding tRNA (guanosine(37)-N1)-methyltransferase TrmD produces MWLGIITLFPDMFKAITEQGITGRAVKNNLLQLQCWNPRDFTHDKHRTVDDRPYGGGPGMLMMVQPLTDAINAAQAASIEETGGKAKVIYLSPQGRRLDQTGVEELATNKNLILICGRYEGIDERIITSLVDEEWSIGDYVLSGGELPAMTLIDAVSRFVPGVLGKQASAEQDSFADGLLDCPHYTRPETLNGESVPAVLLSGNHEKIRRWRLEQSIERTYKRRPDLIDDLALTDEQAKMLALVVEKNNGLKSSV; encoded by the coding sequence ATGTGGTTAGGAATTATAACGTTATTTCCTGACATGTTTAAAGCCATCACAGAGCAGGGCATTACAGGACGTGCAGTTAAGAATAACTTATTACAGTTGCAATGTTGGAATCCTCGTGATTTCACCCATGATAAACATCGTACCGTTGATGATCGTCCTTATGGCGGTGGTCCGGGTATGTTAATGATGGTGCAGCCACTAACTGATGCAATCAATGCCGCGCAAGCAGCATCGATTGAAGAAACTGGTGGTAAAGCTAAGGTTATCTATTTATCGCCACAGGGCCGTCGCTTAGACCAAACTGGGGTTGAAGAGCTGGCTACAAATAAGAATTTAATTCTAATTTGTGGTCGCTACGAAGGAATAGATGAACGGATCATTACAAGTCTTGTCGACGAAGAATGGTCTATTGGTGACTATGTATTAAGTGGGGGGGAACTTCCTGCGATGACATTGATTGATGCAGTGTCTCGTTTTGTTCCTGGAGTATTGGGTAAACAGGCATCGGCAGAGCAAGACTCATTTGCTGATGGTTTATTAGACTGCCCGCATTATACTCGCCCTGAAACCTTAAATGGCGAATCAGTTCCTGCGGTATTACTAAGCGGAAATCATGAAAAAATAAGACGTTGGCGTTTAGAGCAATCAATTGAGAGAACTTATAAACGTCGACCCGATTTAATCGATGACCTAGCTCTGACTGACGAGCAAGCTAAAATGCTTGCCCTTGTTGTTGAAAAAAACAACGGTTTGAAGAGTTCAGTATAA
- the rplS gene encoding 50S ribosomal protein L19: protein MKNPIIQAIEDAQLKQDLPSFAPGDTVVVQVRVVEGERTRLQAYEGVVIAIRSRGLHSAFTVRKISSGVGVERVFQTHSPVVDSITVKRRGLVRQAKLYYLRDLSGRAARIKEKLAKR from the coding sequence ATGAAAAATCCAATTATTCAAGCAATCGAAGATGCACAGCTAAAGCAAGATCTTCCTAGCTTCGCACCTGGCGACACTGTTGTTGTTCAGGTTCGAGTTGTAGAAGGCGAGCGTACTCGTCTACAGGCATACGAAGGCGTAGTAATCGCTATTCGTAGCCGTGGTTTACATTCAGCATTTACCGTACGTAAAATTTCTAGCGGTGTTGGTGTTGAGCGTGTTTTCCAAACTCACAGCCCTGTTGTTGATAGCATTACAGTTAAGCGCCGCGGACTTGTTCGTCAAGCGAAACTTTACTATCTTCGTGACCTTTCAGGTCGTGCTGCACGTATTAAAGAGAAATTGGCTAAGCGATAA
- the rimM gene encoding ribosome maturation factor RimM, with protein MSNSSENVLLGCIGAPYGIKGWMKITTYTDTPESIFDYSPWLLEVAGKWVEVEVAEWRVHGKGVVARLADGNGRDDAVRMTGCKIAVNSEQLVALDDNDFYWRELIGMEVKNTKGYTMGHVDALMETGSNDVLQVKANIRDAFGKKERLIPLVDGEVIINIDRQTRVIEVDWDPDF; from the coding sequence ATGAGTAACTCCAGCGAAAATGTACTGTTAGGCTGCATAGGTGCACCATACGGTATCAAAGGTTGGATGAAAATCACTACCTACACCGACACCCCTGAGAGTATTTTTGATTACTCGCCTTGGTTACTTGAAGTAGCCGGGAAATGGGTTGAAGTGGAAGTCGCCGAATGGCGAGTCCATGGCAAAGGAGTTGTAGCAAGGTTAGCCGATGGTAATGGCCGTGATGACGCAGTGCGTATGACCGGTTGTAAAATCGCTGTTAACTCTGAGCAACTTGTAGCGCTTGACGACAATGACTTCTACTGGCGTGAACTTATCGGTATGGAAGTGAAGAACACTAAAGGTTATACCATGGGGCATGTCGATGCGCTAATGGAAACCGGTTCTAACGACGTACTGCAAGTAAAAGCGAATATTCGCGACGCGTTCGGTAAAAAAGAAAGATTAATCCCTTTAGTCGATGGTGAAGTGATCATTAATATTGATCGTCAGACCCGGGTTATTGAAGTGGACTGGGATCCTGATTTCTAA
- a CDS encoding efflux RND transporter permease subunit: MISWFARNDVAANLLMLSLLLVGLLSLNFKIPLEVFPSVEPRTISVSMALRGATPQDTEQGIAILIEEAIADLEGIKQIISHSNEGSANVIIEVENSYDPRILLNDIKSRVDAINNFPVAAERAVVSLAKFQHEVISVAVAGNVSELEIRQWAERVRDDILRLDGITQVELDSVRPYEVRIEINQTTLRQYSISLQQVANAISNSSQDLSSGNLRTAGGDVLIRSSGQAYRQDDFDNIIILTQADGSLIRLKDLASVFDGFEDSDFSSRFNGKSAAFIDIYRVGNQSAIDVADQVKNYLKNKQPLMPSAIELSYWRDRSTIVKSRLKTLSTNALQGGILVLLLLTLFLRPAVALWVFIGIPVSFMGAFVVMPLFDVSLNIFSLFAFILVLGIVVDDAIVTGENIYTHLNSSDSGLQAAIRGTQEVSVPVTFGILTTVAAFMPLAFIGGQRGDLFAQIPIVVIPILLFSLIESKLVLPAHLKHLKLRNHQQTPGRFSVFQQRFADGFERGILTYYRPLLAVTLRNKRITIFSFVGMLLIIGAMISSGWMKFTYFPRVESEIARASLTMPTGTPYAVTDKYIQKMTDSAFKLKQKYYEQEGINLILDINSVTGSSGRSQGSHRGRVMFEIVAPEKRQLQISSSQLIKEWRALIGDIPGAQSLTYRAEIGRTSDPVDIQFYGNDLATLNDIALKVKQRLTLYPALYDITDSLSDGKEELQIELTQTAYALGFSRSDILSQIRSGYFGIQVQRIQRGRDDVRVMLKLPKSERLSLAGLKDLRITSADGLSVPLSQLVEFIAGTAPSSIVRVDRYRTLKVTADAIKSQANMTLIQQDLKVYIDQLLLQYPGIHYKFEGEAREQRESFSSMLIGLFVMLFVIYGLLAIPFKSYIQPLIVMSVIPFGVIGAVAGHWIMGMNLTILSLMGMMALVGVVINDSLVLVDYINTHYRNGKMSLTEAVLSAGAARFRPVMLTSLTTFIGLMPLLFEKSTQAQFLIPMAVSLAFGIIFATLITLIMVPINYVIAETLQQRYHQWVNR; encoded by the coding sequence ATGATTAGTTGGTTTGCTCGAAACGACGTTGCCGCTAACTTGCTAATGTTAAGTTTGTTATTGGTCGGCTTGTTGTCATTAAATTTTAAAATCCCGTTAGAGGTGTTTCCGTCGGTTGAGCCACGTACGATCTCAGTATCAATGGCTTTACGCGGCGCGACACCGCAAGATACCGAGCAAGGTATTGCGATCCTCATTGAAGAAGCGATTGCCGATTTAGAAGGCATAAAACAAATAATCAGCCATTCTAATGAAGGCAGCGCCAACGTTATTATTGAAGTGGAAAATAGTTACGACCCCCGGATCCTACTAAATGATATAAAAAGTCGGGTTGATGCGATAAATAACTTTCCGGTTGCCGCAGAACGAGCGGTTGTTAGCCTCGCTAAATTCCAACACGAAGTGATTAGTGTTGCCGTTGCTGGCAATGTCAGCGAGTTAGAAATACGCCAATGGGCCGAACGAGTTCGTGATGACATTTTGCGCCTTGATGGCATTACCCAAGTAGAACTCGACTCAGTGCGCCCTTATGAAGTACGCATTGAAATAAACCAAACTACCCTGCGTCAATACTCGATCAGTTTACAACAAGTGGCGAACGCCATTAGTAATAGCTCACAAGATTTATCTTCTGGTAACTTACGTACCGCAGGCGGTGATGTGCTTATTCGCTCATCGGGCCAAGCCTACCGCCAAGACGACTTTGACAATATTATAATTTTAACCCAAGCCGATGGCAGCTTGATTAGACTAAAAGATTTGGCCAGCGTATTTGATGGATTTGAGGACAGTGATTTTTCGAGTCGGTTTAACGGTAAATCAGCCGCCTTTATCGATATTTATCGCGTGGGCAATCAAAGTGCAATCGATGTGGCCGACCAAGTTAAAAACTACCTTAAAAATAAACAGCCGTTAATGCCTTCAGCCATCGAACTTAGTTACTGGCGAGATCGCTCAACGATTGTCAAAAGTCGTTTAAAGACATTATCGACCAATGCATTGCAAGGCGGTATTTTAGTGTTGTTATTATTAACCCTGTTTCTGCGCCCTGCCGTCGCGTTATGGGTTTTTATTGGCATTCCAGTGAGCTTTATGGGCGCATTTGTGGTGATGCCGTTGTTTGACGTCTCACTCAACATCTTTAGCCTGTTCGCCTTTATTTTAGTGCTCGGCATTGTGGTTGATGACGCTATCGTCACCGGTGAGAATATTTATACTCACCTCAATAGTAGTGATAGCGGCTTGCAAGCCGCTATTCGTGGCACCCAGGAAGTGTCTGTGCCGGTCACCTTTGGTATTTTAACCACGGTGGCAGCCTTTATGCCGTTAGCATTTATTGGCGGTCAGCGAGGCGATTTGTTTGCTCAAATCCCAATAGTGGTTATCCCTATTTTATTGTTTTCACTGATAGAATCAAAGTTAGTGTTACCCGCACATTTAAAACACTTAAAATTGCGTAATCATCAGCAAACACCTGGCCGATTTAGCGTATTTCAGCAACGATTTGCCGACGGCTTCGAGCGCGGAATTTTAACCTACTACCGCCCGTTGCTTGCTGTTACCCTACGTAATAAACGCATCACTATTTTTAGTTTTGTCGGCATGTTATTAATTATCGGTGCCATGATCAGCAGTGGCTGGATGAAGTTTACTTATTTTCCACGCGTTGAAAGTGAAATAGCGCGCGCATCGCTAACAATGCCCACTGGTACGCCTTATGCTGTCACCGATAAATACATTCAAAAAATGACCGACAGTGCGTTCAAACTCAAACAAAAATATTATGAGCAAGAAGGCATCAATCTCATTTTAGACATTAACTCGGTTACCGGCAGCAGCGGTCGCTCGCAGGGCTCGCACCGTGGTCGGGTGATGTTTGAAATTGTCGCCCCCGAAAAACGTCAACTGCAAATTAGCAGCAGTCAATTGATCAAGGAATGGCGCGCGTTAATTGGCGATATACCAGGCGCGCAAAGCTTAACGTATCGCGCAGAAATTGGTCGCACTTCAGATCCGGTCGACATTCAGTTTTACGGTAACGATTTAGCGACCCTCAATGACATCGCACTTAAGGTTAAACAACGTTTAACGCTCTACCCTGCCTTATACGACATTACCGATTCGTTGTCAGATGGCAAGGAAGAGTTGCAAATTGAATTAACCCAAACGGCTTATGCGCTGGGTTTTAGCCGCAGCGATATTCTAAGTCAGATTAGAAGTGGCTATTTTGGGATTCAGGTTCAACGCATTCAACGTGGCCGCGATGACGTTAGAGTCATGCTAAAACTGCCAAAGTCTGAACGTTTATCTCTGGCAGGTCTCAAAGATTTACGCATAACAAGCGCCGACGGTTTAAGCGTGCCACTGAGTCAATTGGTGGAGTTTATTGCGGGGACCGCGCCAAGCTCTATCGTGCGAGTCGACCGTTACCGCACGCTAAAAGTAACAGCAGATGCGATAAAATCTCAAGCTAACATGACCTTAATTCAGCAAGATCTTAAGGTATATATTGACCAGCTGTTGCTACAATATCCGGGCATCCATTACAAATTCGAAGGCGAGGCGCGTGAGCAGCGTGAATCGTTCAGCTCAATGTTAATTGGCTTATTCGTGATGTTATTTGTCATTTATGGCTTGCTCGCCATTCCGTTTAAGTCATACATTCAACCCTTGATTGTAATGTCAGTTATTCCATTTGGGGTGATTGGCGCGGTCGCTGGCCATTGGATTATGGGCATGAATTTGACCATTTTAAGCCTAATGGGCATGATGGCACTCGTTGGGGTGGTTATTAACGATTCATTAGTCTTGGTCGATTATATTAATACCCATTACCGTAACGGTAAAATGAGCCTCACTGAGGCAGTGTTAAGCGCCGGCGCAGCCCGATTTAGACCGGTGATGTTAACGTCGCTGACCACTTTTATTGGCTTAATGCCTTTACTGTTTGAAAAATCAACGCAAGCGCAGTTTTTAATCCCGATGGCCGTGTCATTAGCTTTTGGCATTATTTTTGCCACCTTAATTACTTTGATCATGGTCCCGATTAATTACGTTATCGCTGAAACCTTGCAACAGCGCTATCATCAATGGGTCAATCGTTAA
- a CDS encoding efflux RND transporter periplasmic adaptor subunit, protein MNLVRKNLPYLLLIVLIAIAYGISETKPELKKRRHVSAPLLSVEVQPIVTQDYQVKIESFGKITPKTQSDLTSQVAGLVIAVSDKFSPGKFFNAGDLLVTIDPRDYKIKVEAADAELAQAKVTFDEEVALSKQAIKDRRNLGLTKAASAFALRKPQMAAAKAKMQAANANLKQAKLDVERTFIRAPYNGRIKVKHIGLGQVINTNTSIAQIFATDVVQVSLPIKNSELDLIELPQNNLTKATTALTPNNVIITNSLGGEIQPWSATLLSTAGAIDDNSQQLHVLAQIEQPFNHPQFRSLNVGQFVNATITGKLIPSVVVIPNSAIYQGSYVYIAQQNTLQRRAVKVGHQNSNTAVITQGLVAGEILIITPLGQVSSGLAIKILGAEDNSISTNISTNISTNISTDITTNTSIKDSAND, encoded by the coding sequence ATGAACTTGGTTAGAAAGAATCTGCCTTATCTACTGCTCATTGTCTTGATCGCGATAGCTTATGGCATCAGTGAGACTAAACCTGAATTAAAAAAACGTCGCCATGTCTCGGCACCTTTATTAAGTGTTGAGGTGCAGCCAATAGTCACCCAAGATTATCAGGTTAAGATTGAATCCTTTGGTAAAATAACACCCAAGACCCAAAGCGATCTCACCAGCCAAGTTGCAGGTTTGGTAATAGCGGTTAGTGATAAATTTAGCCCAGGCAAGTTTTTTAATGCTGGAGACCTTTTAGTTACGATAGATCCCCGTGATTATAAAATTAAAGTCGAAGCGGCCGACGCCGAATTAGCGCAAGCTAAGGTCACTTTTGATGAAGAGGTCGCACTATCTAAGCAAGCGATTAAAGACCGCAGAAATCTGGGGTTAACCAAGGCCGCATCGGCTTTCGCGCTGCGTAAACCACAAATGGCCGCTGCCAAGGCTAAAATGCAAGCCGCTAATGCCAACCTCAAGCAAGCCAAACTCGATGTTGAACGTACCTTTATTCGCGCCCCTTATAATGGCCGAATAAAAGTTAAGCACATCGGCTTAGGTCAAGTTATCAATACCAATACCAGTATTGCTCAAATCTTTGCTACCGATGTCGTTCAAGTCAGTTTGCCGATTAAAAATTCAGAATTAGACCTAATCGAATTACCGCAAAACAACTTAACTAAAGCAACGACGGCGTTAACCCCAAATAATGTCATTATTACCAACAGTCTTGGTGGCGAAATTCAGCCTTGGTCAGCCACTTTGCTGAGTACAGCTGGCGCCATTGATGACAACAGCCAACAACTTCATGTGTTAGCACAAATCGAGCAACCATTTAATCATCCGCAGTTTAGATCGTTAAATGTTGGTCAGTTTGTAAATGCCACCATTACCGGAAAACTTATTCCTAGCGTTGTTGTCATTCCTAACTCTGCGATTTATCAAGGCAGTTATGTGTATATTGCGCAGCAAAACACGCTGCAAAGACGTGCGGTGAAAGTTGGCCATCAAAACAGCAATACAGCCGTGATTACGCAAGGGCTGGTCGCGGGTGAAATATTAATTATCACGCCGCTCGGTCAGGTTAGTTCGGGACTAGCGATAAAAATTCTGGGGGCTGAAGATAACAGCATCAGTACTAATATAAGTACTAATATAAGTACTAATATAAGCACTGATATCACCACCAATACCAGCATCAAGGATAGCGCGAATGATTAG
- the rpsP gene encoding 30S ribosomal protein S16, producing MVTIRLARGGAKKRPFYQVVVADSRCARDGRYIEKIGFFNPMARGQEETLRLDLDRVEHWIGQGAQTTDRVAKLIKDARKAA from the coding sequence ATGGTAACCATTCGTTTGGCTCGTGGTGGCGCAAAGAAGCGTCCATTCTACCAGGTAGTAGTAGCAGATAGTCGTTGTGCACGTGACGGCCGTTATATTGAGAAAATTGGTTTCTTCAACCCAATGGCTCGTGGCCAAGAAGAGACTCTACGTCTTGATCTTGACCGTGTTGAACATTGGATTGGCCAAGGCGCTCAAACTACTGATCGCGTAGCAAAATTAATTAAAGACGCGCGTAAAGCTGCGTAA
- the ffh gene encoding signal recognition particle protein, with product MFENLTDRLSSTLRNISGRGRLTDDNIKETLREVRMALLEADVALPVVRDFISKVKERALGTDVTKSLNPGQVFLKIVQSELESAMGEVNEGLNLNAQPPAVIMMAGLQGAGKTTSVAKLAKFLREREKKSVVVVSADVYRPAAIKQLETLAAEVEVDFFPSDISQKPVDIVNGAIAHAKKAFADVVIVDTAGRLHVDSDMMDEIVALHKAVNPIETLFVVDAMTGQDAANTAKAFNDTLPLTGIILTKTDGDARGGAALSIRAITGKPIKFLGVGEKVDALEPFHPDRVASRILGMGDVLSLIEEVERKVDKTKAEKLAKKLKKGKGFDLEDFRDQLAQMRNMGGMMGMMDKLPGMGQIPDAVKNQMDDKMTVRMEAIISSMTPGERARPDIIKGSRKRRIAAGAGVQIQEVNKLLKQFTQMQKMMKKMSGKGGMQKMMRGMKGMMPPGMGGMGGMGGMGGLPPRR from the coding sequence ATGTTTGAAAACCTTACCGATCGATTATCCAGTACGCTAAGAAATATCAGTGGCCGAGGTCGTCTGACCGATGACAATATTAAAGAAACTTTGCGCGAAGTGCGCATGGCTTTATTAGAAGCTGATGTTGCTTTACCAGTAGTACGTGATTTTATTAGCAAGGTTAAAGAACGTGCCTTAGGTACCGACGTTACTAAAAGCTTAAACCCTGGCCAAGTGTTCCTTAAAATTGTACAAAGTGAACTCGAATCGGCAATGGGTGAGGTTAATGAAGGCCTTAACCTAAATGCCCAACCGCCAGCTGTTATTATGATGGCCGGTTTGCAAGGTGCTGGTAAAACGACCAGTGTCGCTAAGTTGGCTAAATTTTTACGCGAGCGTGAAAAGAAATCGGTTGTTGTTGTTAGTGCCGACGTTTATCGTCCGGCGGCAATTAAACAGCTAGAAACCTTAGCCGCTGAAGTTGAAGTAGATTTTTTCCCATCTGATATCTCTCAAAAACCGGTCGACATTGTCAACGGCGCGATTGCTCACGCCAAAAAAGCCTTTGCTGATGTAGTCATTGTCGATACGGCTGGTCGTTTGCATGTTGATAGCGACATGATGGACGAAATTGTGGCACTGCATAAAGCGGTTAACCCAATAGAAACGTTGTTTGTTGTTGACGCAATGACCGGCCAAGATGCGGCGAATACTGCCAAAGCGTTTAATGATACCTTGCCTTTGACCGGTATCATTCTAACGAAGACCGACGGTGATGCACGCGGTGGTGCAGCGTTATCAATTCGTGCAATTACCGGCAAACCAATTAAGTTTTTAGGTGTTGGCGAAAAAGTTGATGCATTAGAACCTTTCCACCCAGATCGCGTTGCTTCACGTATTTTAGGCATGGGTGATGTACTGTCACTTATTGAAGAAGTTGAACGTAAGGTTGATAAAACCAAAGCCGAAAAATTAGCGAAGAAGCTTAAAAAAGGTAAAGGTTTTGATCTAGAAGACTTCCGCGACCAGTTAGCGCAAATGCGTAATATGGGTGGCATGATGGGCATGATGGACAAATTGCCTGGCATGGGACAAATTCCCGATGCCGTTAAAAATCAAATGGACGATAAAATGACCGTGCGCATGGAAGCGATTATCTCTTCAATGACGCCAGGCGAACGTGCTCGTCCCGATATTATTAAAGGTTCACGCAAGCGTCGTATTGCAGCGGGCGCCGGGGTACAAATTCAAGAAGTTAATAAACTGCTGAAACAATTTACTCAAATGCAAAAAATGATGAAGAAAATGTCGGGTAAAGGCGGCATGCAAAAAATGATGCGCGGCATGAAAGGTATGATGCCCCCTGGAATGGGTGGCATGGGAGGAATGGGCGGCATGGGTGGTTTACCACCGCGCCGATAA
- a CDS encoding SDR family oxidoreductase, which produces MKLTNKTALVFGGTSGIGLATASLLAAQGTTVIAISRNPDKAGPLPAGVTAKQCDVLDREALATLFEECAPFDILVSAATGGSRAIGPFLDMDLDGYQASFDKLWGYTNVVRLGTKHLSDDGTIVLVSGTPARKAKPGQVALSSVGGAVEAFVKAVAPEIAPKRLNVVAPGVIDTPMVSLQGESREELYRNNTANHLISRAGRPEEVAQAIVFLIENDFVTGTTIDVDGGCLLS; this is translated from the coding sequence ATGAAGCTAACTAATAAGACCGCGCTCGTTTTTGGTGGCACTTCAGGTATTGGTCTGGCGACGGCGTCGCTGCTTGCGGCACAAGGCACCACTGTTATTGCGATTAGCCGAAACCCGGATAAAGCTGGCCCATTACCAGCAGGCGTTACGGCCAAACAATGTGATGTGCTTGACCGTGAGGCGTTGGCAACGTTATTTGAAGAGTGCGCTCCCTTTGATATTTTAGTCAGTGCGGCGACGGGCGGCTCAAGGGCTATTGGTCCTTTTCTTGATATGGATCTCGACGGTTATCAAGCGTCATTTGACAAGTTATGGGGCTATACCAATGTGGTGCGCTTAGGCACCAAGCACCTGAGTGACGACGGCACTATTGTCTTGGTCAGTGGTACCCCAGCCAGAAAAGCCAAACCCGGACAAGTCGCTTTGTCGTCGGTCGGCGGTGCTGTTGAAGCCTTTGTTAAAGCGGTTGCCCCAGAAATTGCGCCAAAGCGCTTAAATGTGGTGGCCCCAGGGGTTATTGATACACCGATGGTATCATTACAAGGTGAGTCGCGTGAGGAGTTATACCGTAATAATACCGCTAATCACTTGATCTCTCGTGCGGGGCGCCCAGAAGAAGTGGCACAAGCCATTGTATTTTTGATTGAGAATGATTTTGTGACTGGCACGACCATTGATGTCGATGGCGGTTGCTTATTGTCATAA
- a CDS encoding MaoC family dehydratase: MKVIEFIKQKQMDFQQSNAEFRALLEPKIKDWSQLLNDTFTNTLNNPWMSRFAPHDDDKSTDLTSKPLVMSAQTEQMYLELKQQLGEETFLGEWHMVDQECIDQFAKVTGDSQWIHTDPVRAQAESPFKTTIAHGFLTLALIPTLTDTVNPDRNPYPNAKMAVNYGLNQVRFPSPVKSGTRVRARTRLIGLTPMKRSIEVISEVSIEIENSKRVACIAETVLRLYFN; encoded by the coding sequence ATGAAAGTAATTGAGTTTATCAAGCAAAAACAAATGGATTTTCAACAGAGCAACGCGGAGTTTAGAGCTTTGCTAGAGCCAAAGATTAAAGATTGGTCACAACTGCTCAACGATACTTTTACCAACACCCTTAATAATCCGTGGATGTCACGATTTGCGCCACATGATGACGACAAAAGTACCGATCTGACCAGTAAACCACTGGTGATGTCAGCGCAAACAGAGCAAATGTACCTTGAGTTAAAACAACAACTTGGTGAAGAAACCTTTCTCGGCGAGTGGCATATGGTCGATCAAGAATGCATCGATCAATTCGCCAAAGTAACGGGAGACAGCCAATGGATCCATACCGATCCAGTGCGTGCTCAAGCCGAATCGCCATTTAAAACAACCATCGCGCATGGCTTTTTAACCTTGGCCTTGATCCCAACGCTAACCGATACCGTCAACCCCGATCGCAACCCGTATCCGAACGCCAAAATGGCGGTCAACTACGGTCTAAATCAAGTTAGATTTCCATCTCCGGTAAAATCGGGTACCCGAGTGCGCGCCCGCACCCGATTAATTGGCCTAACCCCAATGAAACGCAGTATTGAAGTGATTAGCGAAGTGAGCATTGAGATAGAAAATAGCAAACGTGTTGCTTGTATTGCAGAGACAGTACTGCGCTTATATTTTAATTAA